The Acutalibacter muris genomic sequence GCGTTTTTGCAGCGACCGCTGCCGCCAGGAGTACCATAGAAAGCAGAGGCAGGAAAAGCAGCATGAGCAGGGACGAGGGAAACAGGTCTGCCCCAATTGCGGGGTAGAATTTGAACTGGACTGGAACTGCAAGACCCGGCGCTTTTGCAGCGACGAGTGCCGGAAAGAGTGGTGGAAGGAATACCGCAAGGCAAATCCGTCCAGGGAGCCGGGAATGCGCAACTGCGCGTTTTGCGGAAAAGAGTTCACCAGCGAAAGGTGGCATGGCGGGGAGTACTGCAGCCGGGAGTGTTATTTGCAGGCCATGGCACAGACGAGGGAGGATAGGGTCTGCGGCTGGTGCGGAGAGGGATTCAGCACGTTTGTCAAGTCAGAGCAGAAATACTGCAGCCGGGAATGCGCGGCAGCAGCCCGGCATGACCCTGGCCACAAACGGGGCATGAGGCGCATCCGGTACACCAACGCGGAGGATTGGAAGGAACAGCTGCATGAGGCCAGCAAAAAATCCCCACCCCCAAGACGGGGGAAAAGGGTATGGCTGGTGTGCGGGGAAACCAGCATGTATACGGGGCTGGACGGGCTGCTGGGGATCATCCGGTATCAACTGAACCACAGCCCCTATGACGGAAATCTGTACGTTTTTCGTGATTTGAGTGGCACCATGATAAAATATTTAGAGTGGGACGGGGCGGGTTTCTGCCTGAGCAAGCGCCGTGCCCAGAGCGGGAGCTACCCTTGGCCGCCAGCTGAAGCAGGAAAGGTATTGGAAATAACGGAGAAAGAATTTGAGTATTTAAAAAGCCGGTCAATTGTGCCATGCAAGGAGAAAAAGCCCAGGTAAAATGGGCTTTTTCTATTGCAGTTTTTCTTGTTTTTGGTATAATTAAGTTATGGAAAACACAGGGAAAAGCGCCGCGCAGTGGCAGGAAATCGTCAGCGAGAAGGACAAAGAAATAGCGGAGTTGCGCAAGCAGGTGGATTGGTTCAAAGGGCAGTTCAAGTGACTTGGGACGACAGGCCCAACGTCATTTGCAGCTCCAAACAATTTGGGCCGTCCAGCGAAAAGAGCGTAGAGTTGGAGGAACAGACCTCGCTGTTCAATGAGCCGGAAACGCTGGCAGACCCTAAGGCAGCAGAGCCTGATTTAGAGCAGATCGTATACAAGAGGAAAAAGCAGGCTGGGAAACGGGAACTGGACTTTTCTAAGCTGCCAACAGAGCAAATTGTTCACGAGCTGCCAGAGGGAGAACAGGTTTGTCCGGTATGCGGCGGGAAGATGCATGCCTGCGGCCAC encodes the following:
- the tnpB gene encoding IS66 family insertion sequence element accessory protein TnpB (TnpB, as the term is used for proteins encoded by IS66 family insertion elements, is considered an accessory protein, since TnpC, encoded by a neighboring gene, is a DDE family transposase.) translates to MGTEHKCQWCGKEFEPTCHKSRQKFCSAECRIKYHNAKRYYGGKVDVCPECGAPVEQSGERGRWRRFCSDRCRQEYHRKQRQEKQHEQGRGKQVCPNCGVEFELDWNCKTRRFCSDECRKEWWKEYRKANPSREPGMRNCAFCGKEFTSERWHGGEYCSRECYLQAMAQTREDRVCGWCGEGFSTFVKSEQKYCSRECAAAARHDPGHKRGMRRIRYTNAEDWKEQLHEASKKSPPPRRGKRVWLVCGETSMYTGLDGLLGIIRYQLNHSPYDGNLYVFRDLSGTMIKYLEWDGAGFCLSKRRAQSGSYPWPPAEAGKVLEITEKEFEYLKSRSIVPCKEKKPR